In Janthinobacterium sp. J1-1, a single genomic region encodes these proteins:
- a CDS encoding nucleotidyltransferase family protein produces the protein MIGILLAAGRGRRFDPSGVQNKLLQPLAEGPYAGQAVVAAAARNLLAALPRVLAVVRPDDTQVARLLGSLGCEVRVCHDADTGMAASLTCAIDYARGAPGWLIALGDMPYVAPATIAALSHAIGDGAQIAVPVCQGRRGNPVAFSAFHLPLLLALDGDQGARAIVHSHVAREVVVTDNGVLRDIDTPDDL, from the coding sequence ATGATCGGCATTTTGCTGGCGGCCGGCAGGGGACGGCGTTTCGACCCCTCCGGCGTGCAGAACAAATTGCTGCAGCCGCTGGCCGAAGGGCCATACGCGGGTCAGGCGGTGGTGGCGGCGGCGGCCCGCAACCTGCTGGCCGCGCTGCCGCGCGTGCTGGCCGTGGTGCGCCCGGACGACACGCAGGTGGCGCGCCTGCTCGGGTCCCTGGGCTGCGAGGTGCGCGTCTGCCATGACGCCGATACGGGCATGGCGGCGTCGCTCACTTGCGCCATCGATTACGCGCGCGGCGCGCCGGGCTGGTTGATCGCGCTGGGCGACATGCCGTACGTGGCGCCGGCGACCATCGCCGCCCTGTCGCATGCGATCGGCGACGGGGCGCAGATCGCGGTGCCGGTGTGCCAGGGCCGGCGCGGCAATCCGGTAGCCTTCAGTGCCTTCCACTTGCCGCTGCTGCTGGCGCTGGACGGCGACCAGGGCGCGCGCGCCATCGTGCACAGCCATGTGGCGCGCGAAGTGGTCGTGACCGATAATGGCGTCTTGCGCGACATCGATACGCCAGACGATTTGTAA
- a CDS encoding M61 family metallopeptidase encodes MKKAPVKKVIARAPAAGIVYTIAALDLAGHLFRVSLTVSQPAAIGQVLSLPAWIPGSYMIREFSRNIVSIRAECGGKAVALAKLDKHSWQAAPCDGALTVEYDVYAWDLSVRAAHLDQNHGFFNGTSVFLSVLGQESEPHEVNIVQPKDAACRNWRVATTLPELKAKRYGFGSYQAANYDELIDHPVEMGDFALATFKAHGVPHDIVVTGKVPNLDLDRLCRDLKAICETQIAFFEPKSKKAPMDRYVFMTMAVGDGYGGLEHRASTALICARADLPTTASTSAEIGDGYLKFLGLCSHEYFHTWNVKRIKPAAFAPYQLQAESYTPLLWLFEGFTSYYDDLMLVRAGLIDEAAYFKLLGKTVNSVLRGSGRTKQSVADSSFDAWGKYYRQDENAPNAIVSYYTKGSLIALALDLTIRSKSGGEQSLDDVMLALWQRYGRDFYQGKGNRKGEGRGVTPAEVEALFDEISGRRMKPFFERYVRGTDDVPLARLLAPFGVKYSDARKSEKPSLDVNLASDAKLAQIHQGGAAHQAGLSAGDVLVALDGLRVTGSNLDNLLSRYAVGAQVAIHAFRRDELMTFTASLQGDRVPNVNFVIVPASKKLSALKRPTAQML; translated from the coding sequence ATGAAAAAAGCACCAGTCAAAAAAGTCATCGCCAGAGCGCCCGCCGCCGGCATCGTCTATACCATCGCCGCGCTGGACCTGGCCGGCCACCTGTTCCGCGTCAGCCTGACAGTCAGCCAGCCGGCCGCCATCGGCCAGGTGCTGTCGCTGCCGGCCTGGATCCCGGGCAGCTACATGATCCGCGAATTTTCGCGCAATATCGTCAGCATCCGCGCCGAATGCGGCGGCAAGGCCGTGGCGCTGGCCAAGCTCGACAAACACTCATGGCAGGCCGCGCCCTGCGACGGCGCCCTGACGGTCGAATACGACGTGTATGCCTGGGACCTGTCGGTGCGCGCCGCCCACCTGGACCAGAACCACGGCTTTTTCAACGGCACCAGCGTCTTTTTGAGCGTGCTGGGTCAGGAATCCGAACCGCACGAAGTGAACATCGTGCAGCCGAAGGACGCCGCCTGCAGGAACTGGCGCGTGGCCACCACCTTGCCCGAACTGAAAGCCAAGCGCTATGGCTTCGGCAGCTACCAGGCCGCCAATTACGACGAGCTGATCGACCACCCGGTGGAAATGGGCGACTTCGCGCTGGCCACTTTCAAGGCGCATGGCGTGCCGCACGATATCGTCGTCACCGGCAAGGTGCCGAACCTGGACCTCGACCGCTTGTGCCGCGACCTGAAAGCCATCTGCGAAACCCAGATCGCCTTTTTCGAGCCGAAGAGCAAAAAAGCGCCGATGGACCGCTATGTGTTCATGACCATGGCGGTGGGTGACGGCTATGGCGGGCTGGAGCACCGCGCCTCGACCGCGCTGATCTGCGCGCGCGCCGACCTGCCGACCACGGCTTCCACCAGCGCCGAGATCGGCGACGGCTACCTGAAGTTCCTCGGCCTGTGCAGCCACGAGTATTTCCATACCTGGAACGTCAAGCGCATCAAGCCGGCCGCGTTCGCGCCGTACCAGCTGCAGGCGGAAAGCTATACGCCGCTGCTGTGGCTGTTCGAAGGCTTTACCAGCTATTACGATGACCTGATGCTGGTGCGCGCCGGCCTGATCGACGAAGCGGCCTATTTCAAACTGCTGGGCAAGACCGTCAACAGCGTCTTGCGCGGCAGCGGCCGCACCAAGCAGAGCGTGGCCGATTCGAGTTTTGACGCCTGGGGCAAATACTACCGCCAGGACGAAAATGCGCCGAACGCCATCGTCAGCTACTACACCAAGGGTTCGCTGATCGCGCTGGCGCTGGACCTGACCATCCGCAGCAAGTCCGGCGGCGAGCAGTCGCTCGATGACGTGATGCTGGCGCTGTGGCAGCGTTATGGCCGCGATTTCTACCAGGGTAAAGGAAACAGGAAAGGCGAAGGCCGCGGCGTGACGCCGGCCGAGGTCGAGGCGCTGTTCGATGAAATCAGCGGCAGGCGCATGAAACCGTTCTTCGAGCGCTATGTCCGCGGCACCGACGACGTGCCGCTGGCGCGCCTGCTGGCGCCGTTCGGCGTGAAATACAGCGATGCGCGCAAGAGCGAAAAACCGAGCCTGGACGTGAACCTGGCCAGCGACGCGAAACTGGCGCAAATCCACCAAGGCGGCGCCGCCCACCAGGCCGGCCTGTCGGCGGGCGATGTGCTGGTGGCGCTGGACGGCCTGCGCGTGACGGGCAGCAACCTGGACAACCTGCTGTCGCGCTATGCGGTCGGCGCACAGGTGGCCATCCATGCGTTCCGCCGCGACGAGCTGATGACCTTTACGGCCAGCCTGCAAGGCGACCGTGTACCGAATGTCAATTTTGTTATCGTTCCGGCATCGAAAAAATTATCGGCTTTGAAACGGCCAACGGCGCAGATGTTGTAA
- a CDS encoding GGDEF domain-containing protein, which translates to MAVVMFSAQRSFPLSVRGLRDWVLGLSGLILASALFALTGLVPELILLPIANSVFLWGAGMQMIGTQRFYGQPPGWGLFHVTWLLGLVVMLIWLVWRPDFPTRVAMYSFLMMALLFNQAVVIARHGERHLTTWLFCALSLLPSLALLHRGITALQAGGAGYDILHGGPHHSMYLAILSFMTLLLPVGFMTVATRQLHMLLEQRSNRDPLTSVLNRRGFGEVHARESARARRGGMPIAVMSIDLDFFKAINDVHGHAVGDQVLIDVAAVISGVLRGSDAVARFGGEEFVVLLSDSQQARAELVAQRIRHALRQPRAVPGLPAYTLSIGIACQRAHGEELDSLLLRSDQALYRAKQLGRDRVEIAGDASVAFALPPPMSLCG; encoded by the coding sequence ATGGCAGTCGTCATGTTTTCCGCACAGCGCAGCTTCCCGCTATCCGTGCGCGGCCTGCGGGACTGGGTGCTGGGCTTGTCGGGACTGATACTGGCCAGCGCCTTGTTCGCCCTGACCGGCCTGGTGCCGGAACTGATTTTGTTGCCGATTGCTAACTCCGTTTTCCTGTGGGGCGCCGGCATGCAGATGATCGGCACGCAGCGCTTTTATGGCCAACCGCCGGGCTGGGGCCTGTTCCACGTGACCTGGCTGCTGGGCCTGGTGGTGATGCTCATCTGGCTGGTCTGGCGGCCCGACTTTCCCACCCGCGTGGCGATGTATTCCTTCCTGATGATGGCGCTGCTGTTCAACCAGGCGGTGGTCATCGCGCGCCATGGCGAGCGCCACCTGACCACCTGGCTTTTCTGCGCCTTGAGCCTGCTGCCGTCGCTGGCCTTGCTGCATCGCGGCATCACGGCCTTGCAGGCCGGTGGTGCCGGCTATGACATCCTGCATGGCGGCCCCCATCACAGCATGTACCTGGCCATCCTGTCCTTCATGACCTTGCTGCTGCCGGTCGGTTTCATGACGGTGGCCACGCGCCAGCTGCACATGTTGCTGGAACAGCGCTCGAACCGCGATCCGCTGACGTCGGTATTGAACCGGCGCGGCTTCGGCGAAGTCCATGCCAGGGAAAGTGCACGGGCGCGGCGCGGCGGCATGCCGATCGCCGTGATGAGCATCGACCTGGATTTTTTCAAGGCCATCAATGACGTGCATGGCCATGCCGTGGGCGACCAGGTGCTGATCGACGTGGCAGCGGTGATCAGCGGCGTGCTGCGCGGCAGTGACGCGGTGGCGCGTTTCGGCGGCGAAGAATTCGTGGTGCTGCTGTCCGATAGCCAGCAGGCGCGCGCCGAACTGGTGGCGCAGCGCATCCGGCATGCGCTGCGCCAGCCGCGCGCGGTGCCGGGCTTGCCGGCCTATACGCTCAGCATCGGCATCGCCTGCCAGCGCGCGCATGGCGAAGAGCTCGACAGCCTGCTGCTGCGCTCCGACCAGGCGCTGTACCGGGCCAAGCAACTGGGGCGCGACCGTGTCGAAATCGCCGGCGATGCCAGTGTTGCCTTCGCTCTGCCGCCACCCATGAGCTTGTGCGGTTGA
- a CDS encoding GGDEF domain-containing protein, which translates to MTVETLDPRTIMLMTTLMCAAMSIVMFSVYRSFRREVDGLGHWSAGLLLLVCASILFGTRGTLPDVVSLLGANASLLLGIGLSMLGTEKFYGQKPSLRFYALACVLGTAGIAWWLLVHSDFSVRVAIFSLTVFLFYARQAQLVWSHGERHFSSFFFGGLMLVQAGVVLTRGVAALLQGGVSVVDMLAAGTRASMYLAAANFMALLLTVAFMTVATRRLQTILERRSTHDPLTQVLNRRGFGDAYAREKANLRRHRRPLTLLSIDLDYFKLINDRHGHAVGDQVLAHVAMVISGALRESDCVARFGGEEFVVLMPDMAPHHALSAAERLRGLLCAPNGKGLPPCTVSIGVACQASEHEELEQLLGRADAALYLAKGNGRDRIEFDIGGLTAVKSEAVAGAAAS; encoded by the coding sequence ATGACTGTGGAAACACTCGATCCTCGCACCATCATGCTGATGACGACCCTGATGTGCGCGGCCATGAGTATTGTCATGTTTTCCGTGTATCGCAGCTTTCGGCGCGAAGTGGACGGCCTGGGCCACTGGTCGGCCGGCTTGCTGCTGCTGGTTTGCGCCTCCATCCTGTTTGGCACGCGCGGCACCCTGCCCGATGTCGTCTCGCTGCTGGGCGCCAATGCCAGCCTGTTGCTGGGCATCGGCCTGTCGATGCTGGGCACGGAAAAATTCTACGGCCAGAAGCCCAGCCTGCGCTTTTATGCGCTGGCCTGCGTCCTTGGCACTGCCGGCATCGCCTGGTGGCTGCTGGTGCACAGCGATTTTTCCGTGCGCGTGGCGATTTTTTCGCTGACCGTCTTCCTGTTCTATGCGCGCCAGGCGCAGCTGGTGTGGTCGCACGGCGAGCGGCACTTTTCGAGTTTTTTCTTCGGCGGCTTGATGCTGGTGCAAGCCGGCGTGGTGCTGACGCGCGGCGTCGCGGCGCTGTTGCAGGGCGGCGTCAGCGTGGTCGACATGCTGGCGGCGGGCACGCGCGCCAGCATGTACCTGGCGGCCGCCAATTTCATGGCGCTGCTGTTGACGGTGGCCTTCATGACGGTGGCCACGCGCCGTTTGCAAACCATACTCGAACGCCGCTCCACCCATGATCCGCTGACGCAGGTGCTGAACCGGCGCGGCTTTGGCGACGCCTACGCGCGCGAAAAGGCGAATTTGCGGCGCCACCGCCGTCCGCTGACCTTGCTCAGCATCGACCTCGATTATTTCAAGTTGATCAATGACCGCCATGGCCATGCCGTGGGCGACCAGGTGCTGGCGCATGTGGCCATGGTCATCAGCGGCGCGCTGCGCGAATCGGATTGCGTGGCGCGGTTCGGTGGCGAAGAATTCGTCGTGCTGATGCCCGACATGGCGCCGCATCATGCGCTCAGCGCCGCCGAACGACTCCGCGGCCTGCTGTGCGCGCCGAATGGCAAGGGACTGCCGCCGTGCACCGTCAGCATAGGCGTGGCCTGCCAGGCGTCGGAACACGAAGAACTGGAGCAGCTGCTGGGGCGCGCCGACGCGGCGCTGTACCTGGCCAAGGGAAATGGCCGCGACCGCATCGAATTCGATATCGGCGGACTCACCGCCGTGAAGTCCGAGGCGGTCGCCGGCGCCGCGGCGTCCTGA
- the trpC gene encoding indole-3-glycerol phosphate synthase TrpC produces the protein MSDILDKILAVKADEVAKAKAYRSLASLRGDVENDSALRADLRNFEASLRQHIADGKPGIIAEVKKASPSKGVIRADFRPADIAASYAQHGAACLSVLTDVQFFQGSVEYLRQARAACAIPVLRKDFMVDMYQIYEARAMGADCILLIVAALDHGLMAEMEACAHELGMGVLIESHDGAELDAALKLKSALIGINNRNLRTFETSLETTIGLLPRIGQDKLIITESGILGTADVQRMRAANVHSFLVGEAFMRAPDPGVELARLFS, from the coding sequence ATGTCCGACATACTCGATAAAATCCTGGCCGTGAAAGCCGATGAAGTGGCCAAGGCCAAGGCCTACCGCAGCCTGGCCAGCCTGCGTGGCGACGTGGAAAACGACAGCGCCCTGCGCGCCGACCTGCGCAATTTTGAAGCGAGCCTGCGCCAGCACATCGCCGATGGCAAACCTGGCATCATCGCCGAAGTAAAAAAGGCCTCGCCGTCGAAAGGCGTGATCCGCGCCGACTTCCGCCCGGCCGACATTGCCGCCAGCTATGCCCAGCACGGCGCGGCCTGCCTGTCGGTGCTGACCGATGTGCAGTTCTTTCAAGGCTCGGTCGAATACCTGCGGCAGGCACGCGCCGCCTGCGCGATTCCCGTGCTGCGCAAGGACTTCATGGTCGACATGTACCAGATCTATGAAGCGCGCGCGATGGGCGCCGACTGCATTTTGCTGATCGTCGCCGCGCTCGACCATGGCCTGATGGCCGAGATGGAGGCCTGCGCCCACGAGCTGGGCATGGGCGTGCTGATCGAAAGCCACGACGGCGCCGAACTCGATGCGGCTTTAAAACTCAAGAGCGCGCTGATCGGCATCAACAACCGCAACCTGCGCACCTTCGAGACGTCGCTGGAGACCACCATCGGTCTCTTGCCACGCATCGGGCAGGACAAATTGATCATTACGGAGTCCGGCATCCTCGGCACGGCCGACGTGCAGCGCATGCGCGCGGCCAATGTGCACAGCTTCCTGGTCGGCGAAGCGTTCATGCGCGCACCGGATCCCGGTGTGGAACTGGCGCGTTTGTTCAGCTAG
- the trpD gene encoding anthranilate phosphoribosyltransferase: MPITPQEALLRCIEHREIFHDEMLYLFRQIMSGEMSPTMIAALTMGLRVKKETIGEIAAAAQVMREFSTKVPMADTTNLLDIVGTGGDGAHTFNISTASMFVAAAAGARVAKHGGRSVSSSSGSADVLDSLGVNINLQPEQIAQSIAQTGIGFMYAPNHHAAMKHAAPVRRELGVRTIFNILGPLTNPAGAPNILMGVFHADLVGIQVRVLQRLGAQHAIVVYGRDNMDEVSLGAGTMVGELVNGEIREYEIHPEDFGLQMIASRNLKVADSVESKAKMMEALRGEPGAASDIVALNAGTALYAAGVASSIEDGLARARTAVSSGAALAKLEQFVRVTQQLGAPAQA; this comes from the coding sequence ATGCCGATCACCCCACAAGAAGCCCTGCTGCGCTGTATCGAACACCGCGAAATCTTTCACGACGAAATGCTGTACCTGTTCCGCCAGATCATGTCCGGCGAAATGTCGCCCACCATGATCGCGGCGCTGACCATGGGCCTGCGCGTGAAAAAGGAAACCATCGGCGAAATCGCCGCCGCCGCGCAAGTGATGCGCGAGTTTTCCACCAAGGTGCCGATGGCCGACACCACCAACCTGCTCGACATCGTCGGCACCGGCGGCGACGGCGCCCACACTTTCAATATCTCCACCGCCTCGATGTTCGTGGCGGCAGCAGCCGGCGCGCGCGTGGCCAAGCATGGCGGACGCAGCGTCTCGTCCTCGTCCGGCAGCGCCGACGTGCTCGACTCGCTGGGCGTCAACATCAACCTGCAGCCCGAGCAGATCGCCCAGTCGATCGCGCAGACCGGCATCGGCTTCATGTATGCGCCGAACCACCACGCCGCCATGAAACATGCGGCGCCGGTGCGCCGCGAACTGGGCGTGCGCACCATCTTCAATATCCTGGGTCCGCTGACCAATCCGGCCGGCGCGCCGAACATCTTGATGGGCGTGTTCCACGCCGACCTGGTCGGCATCCAGGTGCGCGTGCTGCAGCGCCTGGGGGCCCAGCACGCCATCGTGGTCTACGGCCGCGACAATATGGATGAAGTGTCGCTGGGCGCCGGCACCATGGTGGGTGAACTGGTCAACGGCGAGATCCGCGAATACGAAATCCACCCGGAAGATTTTGGTTTGCAGATGATCGCCAGCCGCAATCTGAAGGTGGCCGACTCGGTCGAATCGAAAGCGAAGATGATGGAAGCGCTGCGCGGCGAGCCTGGCGCCGCTTCCGATATCGTGGCCCTGAACGCGGGCACGGCGCTGTATGCGGCCGGCGTGGCCAGCTCGATCGAAGATGGCCTGGCGCGTGCGCGCACGGCCGTCAGCTCGGGCGCGGCGCTGGCGAAACTCGAGCAGTTCGTGCGCGTCACGCAGCAGCTGGGCGCCCCGGCGCAAGCGTAA
- a CDS encoding aminodeoxychorismate/anthranilate synthase component II, producing the protein MLLMIDNYDSFTYNIVQYFGELGEDVRVYRNDEITIAQIEALNPDRICISPGPKAPAQAGISVEVLKHFAGKKPILGVCLGHQAIGEAFGGKVIRAKQVMHGKTSVIAHTGVGVFKDLPSPFTVIRYHSLAIERASLPSCLEVTAWTDDGEIMGVRHREFDIEGVQFHPESILSEHGHALLKNFLER; encoded by the coding sequence ATGCTGCTGATGATCGACAACTACGACTCCTTCACCTACAACATCGTGCAGTATTTCGGCGAACTGGGTGAAGACGTGCGGGTGTACCGCAACGACGAAATCACGATAGCACAAATCGAGGCGCTGAACCCGGACCGCATCTGCATCTCGCCCGGCCCGAAGGCGCCAGCGCAGGCCGGCATTTCGGTCGAGGTACTGAAACACTTCGCCGGCAAGAAACCGATACTGGGCGTCTGCCTGGGCCACCAGGCCATCGGCGAAGCATTCGGCGGCAAGGTGATCCGCGCCAAGCAGGTCATGCATGGCAAGACTTCTGTCATCGCGCATACGGGCGTGGGCGTCTTCAAGGACCTGCCCTCCCCCTTCACAGTGATACGTTACCACTCGCTGGCAATCGAACGCGCCTCGCTGCCTTCCTGCCTGGAAGTGACGGCGTGGACGGACGACGGCGAAATCATGGGCGTGCGCCACCGGGAATTCGATATCGAGGGCGTGCAGTTCCACCCCGAATCGATCCTGTCGGAGCACGGCCACGCCCTGCTGAAGAATTTTCTCGAGCGCTGA
- the trpE gene encoding anthranilate synthase component I has protein sequence MTELEFKSLAQQGYNRIPLIAEAFADLETPLTLYLKLAQTQQGGKNTFLLESVVGGERFGRFSFIGLPATTVLRTFGNRTEIVKNGAVIEVHEGNPLDFIEQYQSRFKVALRPGMPRFCGGLAGYFGYDTVRHIEKKLAGGAPKDDLGLPDIQLMVTEELAVIDNLSGKLYLIVYADTTQPESFSKARQRLKDLRMMLRRGVDAPVTSSSVRTETIRDFSKEDYLKAVARAHEYVMAGDLMQVQIGQRIRKPYVDSPLTLYRALRSLNPSPYMYFYNFGDMQIIGASPEILVRNETTPDGGKKVTLRPIAGTRPRGATPERDAELSAELLADPKEIAEHVMLIDLARNDIGRIATTGSVQVTDRMVIEKYSHVQHIVSNVEGTLKDGLSNLDVLRATFPAGTLTGAPKVRAMEVIDELEITKRGIYGGACGYLSFGGEMDVAIAIRTGVIKDGMLYVQAAAGIVADSIPEMEWQETENKARAVLRAAEQVQDGLDGEF, from the coding sequence ATGACCGAACTCGAATTCAAATCGCTGGCCCAGCAAGGCTATAACCGCATCCCATTGATCGCGGAAGCCTTCGCCGACCTGGAAACCCCGCTCACCTTGTACCTGAAACTGGCGCAGACCCAGCAGGGCGGCAAGAACACCTTTCTGCTCGAATCGGTCGTCGGCGGCGAACGCTTCGGACGTTTTTCGTTCATCGGCCTGCCCGCCACCACCGTGCTGCGCACGTTTGGCAACCGCACCGAGATCGTCAAGAACGGCGCCGTGATCGAGGTGCACGAAGGCAATCCGCTCGACTTCATCGAACAGTACCAGTCGCGTTTCAAGGTGGCGCTGCGCCCCGGCATGCCGCGTTTCTGCGGCGGCCTGGCCGGCTACTTCGGCTACGACACGGTGCGCCATATCGAGAAAAAGCTGGCCGGCGGTGCGCCGAAAGACGACCTGGGCCTGCCCGATATCCAGCTGATGGTGACCGAAGAACTGGCCGTGATCGACAACCTGTCCGGCAAACTGTATCTGATCGTCTATGCCGACACCACCCAGCCCGAGTCCTTCAGCAAAGCGCGCCAGCGCCTGAAAGACCTGCGCATGATGCTGCGCCGCGGCGTCGACGCCCCCGTCACCAGCAGCTCGGTGCGCACCGAAACCATCCGCGATTTCTCGAAAGAAGACTACCTGAAGGCGGTCGCCAGGGCGCATGAATACGTGATGGCGGGCGATTTGATGCAGGTGCAGATCGGCCAGCGCATCCGCAAGCCTTACGTTGACTCTCCGCTGACCCTGTACCGCGCGCTGCGTTCGCTGAATCCGTCGCCATACATGTACTTCTATAACTTCGGCGACATGCAGATCATCGGCGCTTCGCCCGAGATTTTGGTGCGCAACGAGACCACGCCGGACGGCGGCAAGAAAGTGACCCTGCGCCCGATCGCCGGCACGCGTCCGCGCGGCGCCACGCCCGAGCGCGACGCGGAACTGTCCGCCGAACTGCTGGCCGATCCGAAAGAGATCGCCGAACACGTGATGCTGATCGACCTGGCGCGCAACGACATCGGCCGCATTGCGACGACGGGCAGCGTGCAGGTCACCGACCGCATGGTGATCGAAAAATACTCGCATGTGCAGCACATCGTCTCGAACGTGGAAGGCACCCTGAAAGACGGCCTGTCCAACCTCGACGTGCTGCGCGCCACCTTCCCGGCCGGCACCCTGACCGGCGCGCCGAAAGTGCGCGCCATGGAAGTGATCGACGAACTGGAAATCACCAAGCGCGGCATCTATGGCGGCGCCTGCGGCTACCTGTCGTTTGGCGGCGAGATGGACGTGGCGATCGCCATTCGCACCGGCGTGATCAAGGACGGCATGCTGTACGTGCAGGCGGCCGCCGGCATCGTGGCCGACTCGATCCCGGAAATGGAATGGCAGGAAACCGAAAACAAGGCGCGCGCCGTGCTGCGCGCCGCCGAACAAGTACAAGATGGCCTGGATGGGGAGTTTTAA
- a CDS encoding phosphoglycolate phosphatase, whose amino-acid sequence MAAGTVKHAVLAGVRAAIIDLDGTMLDTVPDFHVAINGMRGEFELPPISAEAISLMIGKGSENLIRTVLALDFDPAGVEQRFEQAMDGYQRHYLAINGQYSTLYPDVEKGLAAMKAAGLRLACVTNKPIAFALPLLKLKNLDQYFEIVYGGDSLAKKKPDPLPLLQVCADFDLAPSTVVAIGDSSNDAQAARAAGCPVLTVPYGYNHGHSIHDTDSDGIVNTLLEAAHVISMQVVQP is encoded by the coding sequence ATGGCGGCGGGCACGGTGAAACATGCAGTGCTGGCCGGCGTGCGCGCCGCCATTATCGACCTCGATGGCACGATGCTCGACACCGTGCCCGACTTTCATGTCGCCATCAACGGCATGCGCGGCGAATTCGAGCTGCCGCCGATCAGCGCCGAAGCGATTTCGCTGATGATAGGCAAGGGCTCGGAAAACCTGATCCGCACGGTACTGGCGCTGGACTTCGACCCTGCCGGCGTGGAGCAGCGTTTCGAACAGGCGATGGATGGCTACCAGCGCCATTACCTGGCGATCAACGGCCAGTACAGCACCCTGTACCCGGACGTGGAAAAGGGCCTGGCGGCGATGAAGGCGGCCGGGCTGCGCCTGGCCTGCGTCACCAACAAGCCGATCGCGTTCGCCCTGCCCCTCTTGAAGCTGAAAAATCTCGATCAGTACTTCGAGATCGTCTACGGCGGCGACTCGCTGGCGAAGAAGAAACCGGACCCGCTGCCCTTGCTGCAGGTGTGCGCGGACTTCGACCTGGCGCCGTCGACCGTGGTGGCCATCGGCGACTCGTCGAACGACGCGCAAGCGGCCCGCGCTGCGGGTTGCCCCGTGTTGACGGTACCGTATGGCTACAACCACGGACACTCTATACACGATACCGATTCCGATGGTATAGTAAATACGCTGCTCGAAGCGGCTCATGTCATAAGCATGCAAGTGGTTCAACCCTGA
- the rpe gene encoding ribulose-phosphate 3-epimerase, with translation MTTFRIAPSILSADFARLGEEVRNVVTAGADIIHFDVMDNHYVPNLTIGPLVCEAIRPHVQVPIDVHLMVKPVDRIIPDFAKAGANIITFHPEASEHLDRSLQLIRDNGCKAGLVFNPGTPLHYLEHVMDKIDIILIMSVNPGFGGQSFIPQALKKIAEARRMIDESGRDIMLEVDGGIKIDNIAAAAAAGADTFVAGSAIFGKPDYKAVIDAMRAELAKTVAKTVSN, from the coding sequence ATGACTACATTTCGCATCGCTCCCAGCATCCTGTCCGCCGACTTCGCCCGCCTGGGCGAGGAAGTACGCAACGTCGTCACCGCCGGCGCCGACATCATCCACTTCGACGTGATGGATAACCATTATGTGCCGAACCTGACGATCGGCCCGCTGGTCTGCGAAGCCATCCGCCCGCATGTGCAAGTGCCCATCGACGTGCACCTGATGGTCAAGCCTGTCGATCGCATTATCCCGGATTTCGCCAAAGCCGGTGCGAACATCATCACCTTCCATCCGGAAGCGTCGGAGCATCTGGACCGTTCGCTGCAGCTGATCCGCGACAACGGCTGCAAGGCCGGCCTGGTGTTCAACCCGGGCACGCCGCTGCATTACCTGGAGCATGTGATGGACAAGATCGACATCATCCTGATCATGTCGGTCAATCCCGGTTTCGGCGGCCAGTCCTTTATTCCGCAGGCCTTGAAAAAAATCGCCGAAGCGCGCCGCATGATCGATGAATCGGGCCGTGACATCATGCTCGAAGTCGACGGCGGCATCAAGATCGACAATATCGCCGCGGCAGCCGCTGCCGGCGCCGACACCTTTGTCGCCGGCTCGGCCATCTTCGGCAAGCCTGACTACAAGGCCGTGATCGACGCCATGCGCGCCGAGTTGGCCAAGACAGTGGCCAAGACGGTGAGCAACTGA
- the apaG gene encoding Co2+/Mg2+ efflux protein ApaG — MATYEFTVTVKTQYLPEQSAPDQGRHVFSYTIRVVNTGTAGAQLISRHWVITDANNKVEEVRGLGAVGHQPLLQPGEQFEYTSGTVLATPQGTMLGEYFCVAEDGHQFEAQIPEFVLSLPRTLH, encoded by the coding sequence ATGGCGACTTATGAATTTACGGTAACGGTCAAGACACAGTATTTGCCGGAGCAATCGGCGCCCGACCAGGGCCGCCATGTGTTCAGCTACACGATTCGCGTGGTCAACACGGGCACCGCCGGCGCGCAGCTGATCTCGCGCCACTGGGTGATCACCGACGCCAACAACAAGGTGGAAGAAGTGCGCGGCCTGGGCGCCGTCGGCCACCAGCCGCTGCTGCAGCCGGGCGAGCAGTTCGAATACACGAGCGGCACCGTGCTGGCCACGCCGCAAGGCACCATGCTCGGTGAATATTTCTGCGTGGCCGAAGACGGCCACCAGTTCGAAGCGCAGATTCCCGAGTTCGTGTTGTCGCTGCCGCGCACGCTGCACTAA